The sequence CGGCAGCCAGTGGTGCAGGTCGGCCCCGAGTCCGGCGCCCACCGCCAACGAGGGGACGAACAGCCCCGCGGGCACGCCGCTCAGGGCGGTGATCAGCGTCGCGAGCCCCTTCTCCAGGGGAAACCACAGGGAGGCGGCCTGGCTGGCGTTGACGATTTGTTTCAGCATCGGATAGCCGGTCCCTAGGGTCTGGCCTTCGCTCACCGTCGCCAGGGCCGCCAGCAGCAGGCCGGACAGGACGATCAGCGCCCAGCGGCTGCGCCGGCCCGCCTGGGACAGGCGTCGTCCGAGCCGCACCAGGAGGAAGGCGAAAATGCCTCCGGCCAGTCCGCCGGCGATCCCGCAGTACCCGATGCTGAGCCAGGCGCGGCCGTGGGGCTGCGCCACCTCGGTGGTTTCGAGGAAAATGTAGTGATTCAGGATCACGTAAGCGGTCATGCCGGCGAAGATGATGGCGGTCAGCACCAGACTGCTGATCTTTTCCTCCATCTCCCGCCCCAATTCCTCGATGGCGAAGATGATGCCCGCCAGCGGGGCGCTGAACAGGGCGGCGAAACCGGCGGCGCTGCCGGCCAGAATGAAACCTCGTTCCAGATAGTGGGGCGGAAAGCGGGCCGCTCTGCCCAGGGTGGTCATGATCGAAGCGCCGATCTGGATCGCCGGCCCCCCCAGTCCTGCGGACGCTCCCGCCAGTAGTCCCAGATTGGTGAGCGCCACCTTGCCGACGGCGATGGGAAAGGACACGAAGCGTTGGCGCAGCGTCAGATCCCCGTGTATCGCCAGTGCCGCCTTGACCTGGGGAACCCCGCTGCGTTCGGCTCCCGGGAACCAGCGTTCGGTCAGCCATACGGTCAGCGTCAGTCCCAGAGGACCGATGAGCCAGATACTCATCGGCGCCCGGTCGAAAAATGCACGCAGATGGACCACCGCCTGCTCGCTCAGCAGCGTCAGGGCGCTGACGAACAGCCCCACCAGAATGGCGCCGCTCCAGAACACCAGCCGCTGTTTCCAGCCGGCGGCGGTGAGCAGGGAGGCAGTGGCGTCGGTCTGGGCGTCCATCGGTGCGTGAAAAGCTTGCAAGGCTTCGAGTATAACAAATATACCTTGTTATAATGCTCGGTCTGTTTCGAGCCGGAGGTGAAGGAATGATCAAAGCGGCAGTGGTCGGCGGCACCGGTTACACCGGTGTCGAGCTGATGCGGATTCTGGCCCGCCATCCCCAGGCGGAGCTGGCGCTGGTGACCTCCCGCGGGGATGCGGGCAAGGCGGTGGCCGAGGTCTATCCCAACCTGCGCGGCGTGGTGGATTTGGCCTTCCAGCCGCCGGAACCGGAGCTTCTGGCCCAGGCCGACGTGATTTTCTTCGCCACCCCCAACGGCACCGCCATGCAGTACGCCCCGGCACTGCTGGACCGCGGCCGGGTGGTGATCGACCTGGCGGCCGACTTCCGCCTGAAGGACCCGCAGGTCTGGGAACAGTGGTACGGTCAGCCCCACGCCTGTCCCGAGCTGCTGGCGTCTGCGGTGTACGGCCTGCCGGAGGTCAACCGCAGCCAGATCAAGAAGGCCCGCCTGATCGCCTGTCCCGGCTGCTATCCCACCGCGGTGCAGCTGGGCTTTCTGCCGCTGCTGCACCACCAGCTGATCGAGCGCCAGGGGTTGGTCGCCGACTGCAAATCCGGGGTTTCCGGCGCCGGCCGCCAGGCCCAGGTGGCGACCCTGATGGCGGAAACCGGGGAAGGCTTCAAGGCGTATGCCGTGCCGGGCCACCGCCACCTGCCGGAGATCCGTCAGGGGCTGCAGGCCCTGGCCGGCAAGCCGGTGGCGCTGACCTTCGTTCCCCACCTGGCGCCGATGATCCGCGGCATCCACGCCACTCTCTACGCCCGCCTGCGTGAGGAGGCCGATCTCCAGGCCCTCTACGAGCGCCACTATGCCCGCGAGCCGTTCGTGGAAGTGTTGCCCGCAGGCAGCCATCCCGACACCGTCGACGTGCGCGGCGCCAACCGTTGCCAGATCGCCGTCCACCGTCCCGGCGGCGGCGACGTGGTGGTGGTGCTGGCGGTGATCGACAACCTGGTCAAGGGCGCGGCGGGCCAGGCGGTGCAGAACATGAACCTGGTGTTCGGCCTGCCGGAAACGGCGGGACTGGAGATGGCGGGGCTGTATCCTTAGCGGTTCCCAGGCCCCGGAGGACGGAAAAAATGGATCGGCGCCGGGCTTCCCCGGGCACTATTGTTGACTAAAATGGTCGGGTAAAAGGATAATCGTCCGCAGTCACAGCGAGGGAAACCATGTCAACCACCGAAACACCGATCGTGTTCACCGACAGCGCCGCCGCCAAGGTGGCGGAACTTCTGGCCGAGGAGGAAAATCCGGACCTGAAGCTGCGGGTTTACATCACCGGTGGCGGTTGTTCCGGGTTCCAGTATGGTTTCACCTTCGACGCCGACCAGGCCGAGGATGACACCGTGATCGAAAAGAACGGCGTCCAGGTGCTGATCGATTCCATGAGCATCCAGTATCTCAAGGGCGCCGAGATCGACTACAAGGACGATCTCTCCGGGGCCCGCTTCGTCATCCGCAATCCCAACGCCAGGACCACCTGCGGCTGCGGTTCGTCGTTCTCGGTCTAGGCCGGATAGACCGCCCCCAGAATCACTTCCTCACGGGCGCCGGTCACCGACGGCAGGTTGCCCGGCTTTCCCGCCAGGGTCCGCCAGGCCAGCCAGGCGAAGGCCAGCGCTTCCACCTGGTCCGGGTCGATGCCGCAGGCGACGGTGGTCGTGACCGGGCAGGGGCTGTGCCAGGCCAGGGCCGCCATCAGGACGGGATTGTGCACCCCGCCGCCGCACACCAGCAGCCGGGATGCCTCCGGCAGGGTCCGGCGCAGGGCGTCGATGGCGCTGACGGCGGTCAGCTCGATCAGGCTGGCCTGCACGTCCTCGGGAGGCAGGTCAGGAAAGTCGCGCAGATGCCCCGCCAGCCATTCCAGGGAGAAACGTTCCGGGCCGGTGCTTTTCGGCGGCCGGCGCTGGAAGTAGGGGTCGGTTAGCAGACGCCGCAACAGGGCCGGGTTGCAGGTTCCCAGTGCCGCCCAGCGGCCGGCCTCGTCCCACTGGCCCTGTGGATGATGGCGGCGGAACCAGGCATCGAGCAGGGTGTTGCCGGGGCCGGTGTCGAAGCCGGTGACCGGCCGTCCGTCTCCCGGCAGCAGGGTGAGGTTGGCGATGCCCCCCAGGTTGAGGACCGCGCGGTCCTCGCCCGGTTGAGAGAAAACGGCGCGATGGAACGCCGGCACCAGCGGGGCGCCCTGGCCGCCGACGGCGATGTCGCGGCGGCGGAAGTCGGCCACGGTGGTGATGCCGGTGAGCGCGGCGATGCGGTTGGGGTCGCCGATCTGCAGCGTGTAGGGGTGGCGGGCGTCAGGGCCGTGATGCAGGGTCTGGCCGTGGCTGCCGATGGCGCGGATTTTGTGAGGAGGAATGCCGGCCTCGCGCAGCAGGGCCAGCGCCGCCCGGGCGAAGGTCTCCCCCAGCCAGGCATCGAGCTCCCCCAGCAGGGGAAGGGGGATTTGGTCGCCGAAGCAATGGCGCTGCAGCGTGGCGCGCAGTTCCGCCCCGAAGGGATGGTAATGCCAGGCGAGGGTGCGGATGTCGCGGTCGCCGCGGATCTCGGCCAGCACCGCATCGACGCCGTCGAGGCTGGTGCCGGCCATCAGCCCGATGTAGCGGTCGCTCACCGTTTGGTTTCGGTCCGGGCCAGGGACTGGGGGGGCGGTTTTTCCAGTTCCGCCAGCAGGGGGGCGGCCTGCTGCTCGAAAGCCGTCCGCAGGCCGGCGGGCAGCGGACGGCTGTCGGGCAGGGGGACGGTCAGGGGATCGCGGTGGACGCCCCTGATGCGGAATTCGTAGTGTAGGTGCGGCCCTGTGGCCAGCCCCGACTTGCCGATGTAACCGATGACGTCCCCCTGGCGGACCCGGCTGCCCTGCTTGAACTTGCCGAAGCGGTGCAGGTGGGCGTAAAGGGTGGTGTAACCGCGGCCGTGGTCGAGAATGACGACCCGCCCGTAACCGCCCTTCCAGCCGCGGAAGACGACCCTACCGTCGCCGGTGGCGTGCACCGGGGTGCCGATGGGGGCGGCGTAGTCCACGCCTTTGTGGGCGCGGATGCGGTGCAGCACCGGATGGCGGCGGTGGAGGTTGAAGCGGGAACTGATGCGGGCTGACTTGACGGGGGTGCGCAGGAACGCCTTGCGCAGAGGGCGGCCTTCCGGGGTGTAGTAATCGACGTGGCCGTCGGGGTGGACGAAGCGGACGGCGCGGTAAATCTTGCCCTGGTTGACGAACTCGGCGGCGATGATGGGGCCGTCGCCGATGACCTCCCCGTCCAGGCGGAGCTTCTCGTAGAGGATCTGGAAACGGTCGCCCGGACGGATGCTGCGGGCGAAGTCGATGTCCCAGCCGAAGATTCCGGTCAGCGCCATGATGAGCTTGTCGCTCAGACCGGCCTGGTGACCCGCTTCGTACAGGGTCGAGTCGATGGTGCCGCGGGCGTGGCGCAGCTCCCTTAAGGGGTGTTCGAGGATCTTTTCTATGGCGAAGCCGGTCGCCGTCGGCGTGGCCTCCAGCCGCTCCATGCGGCTGCGTTCATAGACCAGCTTCTCCAGGGTGCCGTCGGCCGTCACCAGGAATTTCAGCGTCCGCCCTGGATAGAGCTGAGTCAGGGTTTTGGCCAGGGGATCGTCGGCGGTCAGCAACCGCCGGAGGTGGCGCGCGTCGATGCCGTGACGGGCGAAGATGGCCGCCAGGGTGTCCCCCCGGGCGATACGGTGTTCCACCCAGCTCGCCTGTGGCTTCTCGATGGGTGTGGTCGGCGCCGGAGGGAGCAGGAGATCGGCCGCTGCCTGGCTGTCTTCCTTTGCCGCCGGAACCGTTGGCGTTCGCAGGGTTTGCATCTCCCAGAAATCCAGGCCGGCGGCGGCGATCATGAGGGCGCCGAGCATGGCGAGCAGGTATTTGGGATTGAGAATCGTGGCCATCGGCACTGAACCTCCCCATGCCTAAAGGCAGGGGGTTCTGGCGGGAACCACCGCCGCCTCTCTTCCATCCCTTCCGGGAATGGAAGCCTCGACTTTGGCTGTCCCACCTTCTTCGGACGACCCGCTCTGCCTCCGAAAAGCCCCGAAGGTGGCAGGAACCTTGCCCTTGCCATCGCAGGTTGCTCGCCTCCACGCCGCCCGAAGGAGCGGTTCCGCACCCGGCCAGCGCTCGCGCGCCAGCCCCACGTGGAGGGCCTCTCCTTCAACGCAGCGGGCCAGAAACGCGCTGTAGAGGTCGCGTTGCATGACAACACCACACCCGCAGGCGTGGATGCGTTGGGAGAGGGGCTTTTTCTCGACCGACCCGCAGTGGTGGCACACCTGGCTCAACCGGGTGGTGCGGGTCGGAAAGGTTTCCAGCCTCCCGCCGGCGCTTTCAGCCTTGCGGTTCAGCCGGTTCAGAAACAGGGACGGCGCCCGGTCGCGGATACTGCGCCCGAAGCGCTTTTGCCAGGCCCGGATGGAGACGGCTTCGGTCTTGAAGACCCGTCCCATAGCCATGAGCCTATTGGCCAGCCGGCCGTGTTCGGTCTTGCGGGCTTCTGCCATACGGCGCTGCAATTCCCGAAGCTCGGCCTGGAGCCTCAGATAGCCGTGGGAATGGACCCAGCGCTGGGGGCCTTTCTTGACCGTCCCATCCGGGTGGTAGTTGTCGGGGTTGGTGGCCCGCCGGGAGCGGTCCATGGCCCGTTGAATCCGCCGGATCTTCCTGCCCAGATATTCGACCGAGGGGCAGAAGGGTTCCAGCAGGGCTTCTTCTTCCCCCACCGCGGCGATGGTGGAGGGGCCGATGTCCAGGCCCACGTCGCCTTCGCCGATGGGGTGCTTGTCCTTCCACTTGGGCCGGCCTTCCAGCACCAGCTGGACGTACCAGCGCCGCCGCCCCCGAAGCTGGCGCCACACCAGCCGGACGTACTTGACCCGGCATTGCAGGGCGAAGGTTTGCACACCATGCTTGTCCTTACGGTCGAACAGGGGGCGCAGCACCACTCCCTTCCATTCCACCCGGTCGCCGCGCCAGCGGATGCCTGCCGCGTTGCTCTTGCCTTCGACCGATTGCAGCGCCTTGATCCGGCCCTTGAACCGGGGCCGGCCCCGCTTGCCTAAGCGGTACTGCTCCACCGCGTTGAAGGCCCGGAGGGCTGTCTTCTGGGTGACGTGAGCGTCGAGATGATCGCCAATCCAGCAGGCATTCTTGCAGGCCGTGCCATACGCCTCGATGGCATGGGCGCTGAAACCGAAACGCTGTTGCAGCCCGTCGAACGCCGCCCGCCTTGCCTGCTTCTGCTCCCTGGGTATCTGCTGGGCCGCCTGCCAATCCCTGGAGGACCGCATCCGGTCCAACCGCCGCAGGGCCTCCCCCAGGCAGGCGTTGTACAGCTGCCTTGCCGCCTCGAAGCGGGCCATCAAAACACGCTCTGCCGCCCTATCGACCCGAAGGGGCAGTTCCAGAACGAACGAGGGCGATGGGCTGCGCTTGGACATGGCGATGGGCTGCGCTTGGACATGGCGATGGGCTGCGCTTGGACATGGCGATGGGCTGCGCTTGGACATGGCGATAGTATACAACCAGCTACAGGGCGCCGCTTATCCCTAGCCTTCCGGCAGGGGCTTGCGCGGCGCTATTCGGTCAAGCAGTACGACACGAGCGCCCTAGTCTATATAATGTCGGGCAAGCTTGCCAATTCTGAACACTCAAGGAGATTCCATGACGGATGTGGAACAGGCGCTGGCGCTGATCAAGCGTGGAACCGAGGAAATCCTGCCGCAGCAGGAGCTGGTCGAGCGGCTTCGCAGCGGCCGGCCGCTCAGGGTCAAGGCCGGCTTCGACCCCACCGCCCCGGATCTGCATCTGGGCCACACGGTGCTGCTCAACAAGCTCAAGCAGTTCCAGGATCTGGGCCACGAAACCATCTTCCTCATCGGCGACTTCACCGCCATGATCGGCGATCCCACCGGCAAGAGCCAGACCCGCCCGCCCCTGACCCGCGACGAGGTGATCGAGAACGCCCGCACCTACGAAGAACAGATCTTCAAGATCCTCGACCCGGAGAAAACCCTGGTGATGTTCAACTCCAGCTGGATGAACGCCATGAGCGCTGCCGACCTGATCCAGCTGGCGGGCAAATACACCGTGGCGCGGATGCTCGAGCGCGACGATTTCAGCAAGCGTTACCAAAGCGGCCAGGCCATCGCCATCCACGAATTCCTCTACCCCCTGATCCAGGGCTACGATTCGGTCGCCCTCAGGGCCGACGTGGAGCTGGGCGGCACCGATCAGAAGTTCAACCTGCTGGTGGGCCGCCACCTGCAGGAGAGCTACGGCCAAAAGCCCCAGGTGGTCATCACCCTGCCGCTCCTGGAGGGGCTCGACGGGGTGCAGAAGATGTCCAAGTCCCTGGGCAACTACGTCGGCATCACCGAACCGCCGGAAGAACAGTTCGGCAAGCTGATGTCGATTTCCGACGAACTGATGTGGCGCTACTTCGAGCTCCTCAGCTTCCGTCCCATGGAAGAAATCGAAGACTGGAAGCGGGCCTGCGCCGAGGGGGCCAACCCCCGCGACTTCAAGGTCAGGCTGGCGCTGGAGATCGTCGCCCGTTTCCACGGTGAGGAAGCCGCACGCAAGGCGCTGGAGCAGTTCGAGGCCCGCTTCAAGCGCGGCGCGCTGCCGGAGGATCTGGAAACCGTGACCGTGACGGCTCCGGAACCGGAAGGCATCGGCATCGCCCACCTGCTGCGGGAGGTCGGACTGGTGAAAAGCACCTCCGAGGCGCTGCGGATGATCCGGCAGGGGGCGGTCAAGATCGACGGCGAGCGGGTGGAGGATCCCAAAAGGGTGATTCCGCCGGGCCGGATCCATATCTTTCAGGTGGGTAAACGGCGTTTTGCCAAAGTGGAGGTGGTGCGATGAGCCAGGAACCGACGTTACGGGACATTCTCGATCATGCGCCCAAGCGGCTGCGTTTCGGCACCAGCGGGGTGCGCGGCAAGGTGGAGGAACTGACGGATGTGGAGGTCTATTGCCTCACCCGCGGCATCCTGGAGTATTTCCAGACCCGTGGCCGGCTGACCTGTCCCGGTCACGAAGGCGAGGTGGCGATCCCTCTGGCCGGGGACCTGCGTCCTTCCACCGAGCGGATCCTACAGGCGGTGGCCAAGGGCATCGCCGACGCCGGCCTGGCGGTGGACCATTGCGGCCGCATCCCCACGCCCGCCCTGACCTATTACGCCCTGCAGCGCCGCGAGGCCAGCTTCGTGGTCACCGGCAGCCACATCCCCGCCGACCGCAACGGCATCAAGCCCAACCGCTGTGACGGCGAGGTGCTCAAAAGCGACGAGCCGGGCATCGTCGAGGCGGTACAGCGCTTCCGGGAAC comes from Methylomarinovum tepidoasis and encodes:
- a CDS encoding chloride channel protein, giving the protein MQAFHAPMDAQTDATASLLTAAGWKQRLVFWSGAILVGLFVSALTLLSEQAVVHLRAFFDRAPMSIWLIGPLGLTLTVWLTERWFPGAERSGVPQVKAALAIHGDLTLRQRFVSFPIAVGKVALTNLGLLAGASAGLGGPAIQIGASIMTTLGRAARFPPHYLERGFILAGSAAGFAALFSAPLAGIIFAIEELGREMEEKISSLVLTAIIFAGMTAYVILNHYIFLETTEVAQPHGRAWLSIGYCGIAGGLAGGIFAFLLVRLGRRLSQAGRRSRWALIVLSGLLLAALATVSEGQTLGTGYPMLKQIVNASQAASLWFPLEKGLATLITALSGVPAGLFVPSLAVGAGLGADLHHWLPLAPLQTMVLLSMCAYFSGMLQNPMTAFVLVMEMTDTHELLLPLMATAFVATGTARLLNPRPLCEILTENYVRDLPQQA
- the argC gene encoding N-acetyl-gamma-glutamyl-phosphate reductase yields the protein MIKAAVVGGTGYTGVELMRILARHPQAELALVTSRGDAGKAVAEVYPNLRGVVDLAFQPPEPELLAQADVIFFATPNGTAMQYAPALLDRGRVVIDLAADFRLKDPQVWEQWYGQPHACPELLASAVYGLPEVNRSQIKKARLIACPGCYPTAVQLGFLPLLHHQLIERQGLVADCKSGVSGAGRQAQVATLMAETGEGFKAYAVPGHRHLPEIRQGLQALAGKPVALTFVPHLAPMIRGIHATLYARLREEADLQALYERHYAREPFVEVLPAGSHPDTVDVRGANRCQIAVHRPGGGDVVVVLAVIDNLVKGAAGQAVQNMNLVFGLPETAGLEMAGLYP
- the erpA gene encoding iron-sulfur cluster insertion protein ErpA, which gives rise to MSTTETPIVFTDSAAAKVAELLAEEENPDLKLRVYITGGGCSGFQYGFTFDADQAEDDTVIEKNGVQVLIDSMSIQYLKGAEIDYKDDLSGARFVIRNPNARTTCGCGSSFSV
- a CDS encoding anhydro-N-acetylmuramic acid kinase, with the protein product MSDRYIGLMAGTSLDGVDAVLAEIRGDRDIRTLAWHYHPFGAELRATLQRHCFGDQIPLPLLGELDAWLGETFARAALALLREAGIPPHKIRAIGSHGQTLHHGPDARHPYTLQIGDPNRIAALTGITTVADFRRRDIAVGGQGAPLVPAFHRAVFSQPGEDRAVLNLGGIANLTLLPGDGRPVTGFDTGPGNTLLDAWFRRHHPQGQWDEAGRWAALGTCNPALLRRLLTDPYFQRRPPKSTGPERFSLEWLAGHLRDFPDLPPEDVQASLIELTAVSAIDALRRTLPEASRLLVCGGGVHNPVLMAALAWHSPCPVTTTVACGIDPDQVEALAFAWLAWRTLAGKPGNLPSVTGAREEVILGAVYPA
- a CDS encoding peptidoglycan DD-metalloendopeptidase family protein; protein product: MATILNPKYLLAMLGALMIAAAGLDFWEMQTLRTPTVPAAKEDSQAAADLLLPPAPTTPIEKPQASWVEHRIARGDTLAAIFARHGIDARHLRRLLTADDPLAKTLTQLYPGRTLKFLVTADGTLEKLVYERSRMERLEATPTATGFAIEKILEHPLRELRHARGTIDSTLYEAGHQAGLSDKLIMALTGIFGWDIDFARSIRPGDRFQILYEKLRLDGEVIGDGPIIAAEFVNQGKIYRAVRFVHPDGHVDYYTPEGRPLRKAFLRTPVKSARISSRFNLHRRHPVLHRIRAHKGVDYAAPIGTPVHATGDGRVVFRGWKGGYGRVVILDHGRGYTTLYAHLHRFGKFKQGSRVRQGDVIGYIGKSGLATGPHLHYEFRIRGVHRDPLTVPLPDSRPLPAGLRTAFEQQAAPLLAELEKPPPQSLARTETKR
- a CDS encoding transposase yields the protein MARFEAARQLYNACLGEALRRLDRMRSSRDWQAAQQIPREQKQARRAAFDGLQQRFGFSAHAIEAYGTACKNACWIGDHLDAHVTQKTALRAFNAVEQYRLGKRGRPRFKGRIKALQSVEGKSNAAGIRWRGDRVEWKGVVLRPLFDRKDKHGVQTFALQCRVKYVRLVWRQLRGRRRWYVQLVLEGRPKWKDKHPIGEGDVGLDIGPSTIAAVGEEEALLEPFCPSVEYLGRKIRRIQRAMDRSRRATNPDNYHPDGTVKKGPQRWVHSHGYLRLQAELRELQRRMAEARKTEHGRLANRLMAMGRVFKTEAVSIRAWQKRFGRSIRDRAPSLFLNRLNRKAESAGGRLETFPTRTTRLSQVCHHCGSVEKKPLSQRIHACGCGVVMQRDLYSAFLARCVEGEALHVGLARERWPGAEPLLRAAWRRATCDGKGKVPATFGAFRRQSGSSEEGGTAKVEASIPGRDGREAAVVPARTPCL
- the tyrS gene encoding tyrosine--tRNA ligase, which codes for MEQALALIKRGTEEILPQQELVERLRSGRPLRVKAGFDPTAPDLHLGHTVLLNKLKQFQDLGHETIFLIGDFTAMIGDPTGKSQTRPPLTRDEVIENARTYEEQIFKILDPEKTLVMFNSSWMNAMSAADLIQLAGKYTVARMLERDDFSKRYQSGQAIAIHEFLYPLIQGYDSVALRADVELGGTDQKFNLLVGRHLQESYGQKPQVVITLPLLEGLDGVQKMSKSLGNYVGITEPPEEQFGKLMSISDELMWRYFELLSFRPMEEIEDWKRACAEGANPRDFKVRLALEIVARFHGEEAARKALEQFEARFKRGALPEDLETVTVTAPEPEGIGIAHLLREVGLVKSTSEALRMIRQGAVKIDGERVEDPKRVIPPGRIHIFQVGKRRFAKVEVVR